The Rhododendron vialii isolate Sample 1 chromosome 1a, ASM3025357v1 region GTAGAGATTTTGCAGCCTTTTCTGCTAGCTCTATACGATTATGAATCCTGCACGCCCCAAGTAACGCACCCCAAAGCCCCTCATCTTTTTCAACACTCATATCCTCAACTAAATTCAAGGCCTCATTTAGTCTCCCAGCACGGCCCAAGAGATCGACCATACACGTATAGTGTTTCACATCCCGTCTCACAAAGTGATCCTCCCACATCGAGTTGAAAATCCGGAGACCCTCTTCGACCAAACCCGCATGACTACATGCAtacaacaaagaaacaaaagtaatCCTATTTGGTAATACACCACTTGTTAACATCGAAGGGAACAATTCAAGAGCTTCACGGCCTTTCCCATGATACCCATAAGCCGCAATCATTGCACTCCATGTTataacatttttctctctcatcttgtCAAAAATCTCCCTAGCTGAATCAAGGTTCCCACACTTAGCATACATGTCTATCATCGCCGAACCCAGGATTACATCCAAGGAGAAATTCCTCCTCCATATATACTCATTCACAAGTCTAGCCTTGTGCATAGCTCCCATTTTTGCACAAGCATTCACAACAGTCACCATAGCGACCTTATCAGGTATAACATCTTCTTCTCTCATCCTATCAAACAATGCTAATGACTCGTTAGCATTCCCACACTCAGCATATGCACCAATCATGACAGTCCAACTCACAAGGTCTCTTTCcggcattttatcaaacaattgCTTTGCATCGTCAATAGCCCCACATTTCGCATACATGTCGACAAGCGCAGCCACCACAAAAGGATCTGAATGCAACCCAAATTTGTGAACAACATGATGAATCAATCTACCCATGTTTATATCCATTGTATCTCTACAGGCCCTTATCACCAATGGCAATGTATAGTTATCTAAGCACTCCCCAGATCTAACATACTCTCTAAATGTCACAAAACAATTCAAATAATCACAAACCCTGGCAAACCCACCAACCATTACACTCCAAGAAACTGGGTCTTTCTCTGTCATCACACCAAACAAGGAATGAGCATCAATTGCAGCTTTATGCTGCACATATATGTAAAGAAGCTTGTTTGCAAGAGTAACGTTATGGAGCAACAATCCATTGACAGCCACTTGGGCATGAACTTGTGTTATTTGGTTAAGATTTCTACACTTGAATAGTTCAGAAATGTAGTGTTTTGAATCCAAAGAGGGAGGAGATTGAGGAATTGAAGTTTCTGATTGAAGGGTATTGATATTTGTGGTGGTTTGAAGATGGGCTTGATGTTGGGTAATGGGATCCACCAGGGATATAGCAGGAGAAGCAGAGAACAGGCGATGGATTTCATGGGCAGATAAAAGGAAGCTGTGGTGTTTGAATTTGAACATGCCAGTAGTATATAGGTGGGACTAACGTCGAGAAAATGGTACGGGTTGTTACTTGTTCGTGACAGAAAAAATGGAAGGAGAAGACCGAATTTTTTATCGCGCAGGAAGGGTGATTTCGATTCGGCTCGGGGTGAAATTTTCGAAGACCAATTTAGTTCAGTCCAAATATTTTCAAGACCGATTCCGATCGAAATGAAATTGAGTTTGGTTGGGTTCGAGGTGGGATTGGTTCGGTCGGTCCGCCCGAAATATAAAATTTCCATTTAatttaaagtatatatatataaaatatatttaattaatattttatatttttttaatgtataaaatATATAGTTGATAGGTTCGGTTTCATCCTGCAAAAATTCCAGGAAACTGAGACCGAACCgatttcggttcggttcaatTCGGAAAATTTTCGTCATCACCCCGATTGAAAACCGAACCGATCGGTCAGTTTTTTCGGTCCATTGGGTTTTGTAACAACGCTATTGCGCAGCTATTCACAACCCACTATTTCCTCCTTGTTCGTTTCAGTATTTGGGATTTTAGATTCTCCCTCTATGCACGATCTCcaataaatttgttttcaatcattactcgcatttctctctccattcaaaatccaaaatcaaaataccgaaacaaacaagccctagaacttcaaAAGGATGTACATTAAATTACAGCAATGGTTGAGCATTATCCACCTAGAGAAGTTCAGAGTCATAAGTCAACTCCTAATTTCTCATCCTCTGtggtcaagaagaaaaaaaattcggCCGCATCCATTAAACACTTTGATGGTCGATA contains the following coding sequences:
- the LOC131320410 gene encoding pentatricopeptide repeat-containing protein At4g21065-like; the protein is MFKFKHHSFLLSAHEIHRLFSASPAISLVDPITQHQAHLQTTTNINTLQSETSIPQSPPSLDSKHYISELFKCRNLNQITQVHAQVAVNGLLLHNVTLANKLLYIYVQHKAAIDAHSLFGVMTEKDPVSWSVMVGGFARVCDYLNCFVTFREYVRSGECLDNYTLPLVIRACRDTMDINMGRLIHHVVHKFGLHSDPFVVAALVDMYAKCGAIDDAKQLFDKMPERDLVSWTVMIGAYAECGNANESLALFDRMREEDVIPDKVAMVTVVNACAKMGAMHKARLVNEYIWRRNFSLDVILGSAMIDMYAKCGNLDSAREIFDKMREKNVITWSAMIAAYGYHGKGREALELFPSMLTSGVLPNRITFVSLLYACSHAGLVEEGLRIFNSMWEDHFVRRDVKHYTCMVDLLGRAGRLNEALNLVEDMSVEKDEGLWGALLGACRIHNRIELAEKAAKSLLELQSQNPGHYVLLSNIYAKAGRWEDVAKIRELMTHRRLKKNPGWTWIEVDNKIHRFSVGDHTHGWSKEIYKMLEMLIEKLELAGYVPDTNFVLHDVDEELKQGMLYSHSEKLAIAFGLISTPEGTPLRITKNLRVCGDCHTFIKFVSAIAKRLIIVRDANRFHHFEEGACSCGDYW